TCAACAACAGCATATCTTCATCAAGCCAGCGTGAGTCAAGCGGCAACGTCGGAAAGTGTACGAAAAGAACAGTCGGGGCGTCATCCTTGCTCATCTCCTTGTCGAGAAAATCGAACTGATGATCTGCCAGAACACCGTGAGGATCTATCTCATCCGGCCCGCGTGCATCAAGCACGATGAATCGTATCCCCTTTCTCTCGAATGAATAGGAAAGAACATCTGTATCAATACAGTAATCCTTCTTCTCCCCAATTGTCAGAAAGGTATGAATGTCCTTCGACGAATCATGATTCCCTGCCGCATAGTATATCGGAACACGCAAGGCGGAAAAAACCGACTCCGCAAGTCTGTACGCTGCTTCATCCGGATGAGCAACAACATCCCCCGTATGTATGACAAAGTCCGGCCGCGTGGGCAACGTATTGATTGTCTCAACAACGCGCTTTGCATTGCTGTACGAGTTGCAACCGTACAGTTGAAACGACCTCGACGGGCCTATATGTGTATCGCTGATGTGAACGAAGTAGAGAGGTGTCGAAGACATTGTTGGCATCATGTCGCTTGTGAAGGATGTGCTTGCCATGCAATCTTGCTACCGATGAATTCGGTTGCGCCGGTGAGGAAGAGTTTCATTTCACGCCTCAGTATCCGAAGCGGATTCGACCATCGCCTGCGGCTCACCCTTTTCCTGCAGGTGCACAACAATGCGCCATACATGATACGTCAGACGGTCGAGCCAACGCATCGCCTCAAGAAGTTGACCCGATTGAAAAGGTGTGAGCTTCCCTTCGGCTGTTTGTTCCAACGTCACGTGCCGGTGTTTGCGACGGTGTTCCGCGGTTGCTCGGGATAATTCCTCGGCGTCTTCCAATGCCCGCCTTTCCGGCAAGAGCTTCTCCAGTCTCTCCAGCTTCTCACACACCAACAGCGCAGCAGGATCGAGTTGTCCTGACTGACGAAATGCAGTAGACTTGTCTTTCTTAACTGCAGCAATCAACCGATCAAGGTGGTCGAGGGCATGCCACGCCGACAAGTGCCGATCATGCTCGCCTGCACTTTCGGGACTTGAGCGAAACATTCCAAGAAACGAGCGTATCTCATCGGCGGCGGTGGCGGCTTCATTCATGATTGAGGCGTGTTCTCCATCAGCTTTCTCGTTCCGAATCCCCTCTACAGCAACACGGATAACTTCCACAAGAACCTCCCTGATGGCGCGTTGCGCCGCTTCAACTGCAACAGATGGAACCACGGCAACGGACGGATCGAGATGTACTGTCAGCCTCGATCCTTTCTGCGGAACAAGACGCGTAATGAGTTTCGCAAAGAGGCCCAGGAAAGGAAGGAACAGAACAACACCGAGCAGGTTGAACAACGTGTGAAACGCCGCAATCTGAATTGCGGGCGACGGATCACCAACGAAGTCTGCAAACCGGAAGGCGGCGGTAGTAAACTGCCGGAGGAAGTAGAGAGCGACGGCCGCGGTAATCACATTGAAGAGAATATGCCCCACTGCAGCGCGACGGGCAGGCACCGAGGCTCCGATGCACACCAGTGCTGCCTTTACCGTTGTTCCGACATTCTGCCCGACGACAAGCAAAGCAGCCTGTTCAATAACAATCACGCCGCTGTACAACGCCGTAAGCGTGGTGGCAACTGCCGCACTCGAAGATTGCATCACAACAGTCATGACAATGCCGGTTACCACCAGCATGAGTCTTCCCCAGAATGCATCACCGGAAATTCCGGACAGGTCGATTTGCAGGGCAAGATCCTTCATTCCCGTCTGCAACGTCGCGATTCCGATAAACACAAGTCCGAACCCGGCAAGGGCCAGCCCGCTCGCGGCTGCACGTTCTTTGCCCAATAACTTCATCAACGCACCAATGCCTACAAGCGGAAGGGCGGCTGTGCCAAGACTGAACTTGAGGCCGAGCAGCGATACAAGCCAGCCGGTGCTTGTCGTGCCGATATTGGATCCGAGAATAACTCCCAACGCTTGCTTGAAGGTCAGTAGTCCGGCGCTCACAAAGCCGATAGTCATGACGGTCGTGGCGCTTGACGATTGGACAACAGCGGCAACCACTGCACCGGACGTGATGGCGCGGAATGTTCCTCCCGTAAACCGCGACAGAATTCTGCGGAGGGCGTCACCGGCAAGGGATCGTAATGCCTCCGTCATAAGAATCATGCCGAGGAGAAAGAGGCCTATTCCTCCTAATACCGTTGCAATCATCCGTAAGTCGTCTTTACGTATATCATCGTGGCTTTCTCATTTGTTGCCGTCCCTGCCTGCTCCCCTTTTCTTTCCCTTGCCAGTCAATTCGGGAGGAACGCTGCGAATGTGTACGTCACGTTGAGGGAACGGAATCAGTACGCCGGCAGACTGGAGTTTGTTGTGTATGGAAAAATTCAGATCGCTGACGAGTTTTCCCTTTCTATGCAAGAGGGATGATGTCCATGCCCGCAGTTCAAAGTCAAGACTGCTGTCGCCGAAACTCAGGAAGCGCACGGCGGGTGGCGGATCGTCGAGAACGTCGGGATTCTCCTTCGCAACATCGAGAAGCAATTGTTCCACGTGTCGCGGCTCTGAGCCGTAGGCAACGCCGACCGGAATCCGGAAGCGGATCTTCCGATCCACGTAGCCCCAATTAATGACATTCTCGGACACAAACTTGGAGTTCGGAACGATGATGGCAATATTGTCATTCGTCACTACTGTTGTGCTGCGTGCATTGATGGCAACAACGTCTCCTTCAACCTCTCCGACTTCAATTCTATCACCAGTCTTTATCGGTCGCTCGAAAAGAATAATCAGGCCGCTGATGAAGTTGCTTGCAATGTTTTGCAAACCGAATCCTACACCAATACCGATGGCGCCGGCAAGAACATTCAGCGTTGTCAGGTCTATGCCGGCCGTTTGAACGATAATAAGAAAGCCGATCACGACGACAATGTAGCGGATGATTGTACCAACCGATTGGCGGACACTTACCTCCAATGTGCTCCGTCGGAGGACTGTGTTGGTGAGCCAGTTCTTGAGTTTTCCGGAGAGATAAACGAGAAGAACAATTGATACTGTCATATAGACGACAGTCCACAACGACACTTCGAAATCACCGAGACGGAAGATCGGAATGTCGAGAGCGTGTCTTACCGAGGTAAAGAACTGGAATATTCTATCCATGAACTACTCTCCTTTGGAGTCAAAAAGGCCAGAACACAGGAATCAGCAGCGTCGCAAGAATCCAGAATATGAGATTCAGCGGCGCTCCCACTTTCAGAAAATCCGCAAACCGATACCGCCCGACACCGTAAATCATGGTATTCGTTTGATATCCGACGGGTGTCATGAAACTCGCCGACGCAGCAAACGCAACGGCCATCAGCAGCGGCCGGGCATCAACTCCCATCGCTTGCGCCGAGCCGATGGCAATGGGGGCAAGCAAAACCGCCGTTGCGTTGTTCGACATTGTTTCCGTAAGCAGAGACGTCAGCAAGTAGAAAACCGCGACCAGAGCCACCGGCCCCAGGTCTCCAACAAGCGCAATGAGTTGTGTCGAGAGCAACGCCGCTGCGCCTGTTTTTTCCAACGCGAGCCCGAGCGAGAGTGTTCCGGCAAGAAGAAAAATTACCTTCCAGTCAATCGCTCTGTATGCCTCCTCCATGGTGATGCAACGGAACAGCACGAGCAAGACGCTTCCTGCGATTGCAGCCGCTACGATATCGACAAGCCCGAGTGCCGCGCCTGACACAACGCCGGCAACAATCAGCAATGCGGGAATGACTTTTCTCCGCCTGAACTTCGGCAAGCCGACTTCGGAGACAAACACAAATTCGTTGCTTGCCCTGAAAGCATCAATCTGATCCTTGGCAATCTCCAGCAGCAGCGAATCCCCCGAACGCAAGCGTGTGTCACCCAAATTCTCCCTCATCAATGTCCCCCGATGGCGGATGGCGAGAACCGTTGCGTTGAATCTGCTTCGAAATTGCGATTGCTTCAGTGACTTGCCGGCAAGGTTCGAAATAGGCGCAACGATTGCCTCAACGAGAAGCATGTCTTCCGATTCGAGGTCCGCGTCCGTGAATTTCATGGAGGGTTTGATTGTGATGCCCACCCGCTCTTGCAGGGCTTTGATTTTCTTCACATCTCCAACTACGCGAAGCAAGTCACCCGCAGCAAGTGTTGTTGAGGCCGGCGATACGTGCAGCCGCTTTCCGTCTCTAAACACATCAAGAACCTGTACGCCGAGTTCCTCGACAAGCGGGCAGTTATTCAACTGCGTGCCGACGGATTTTGCCTCGGGTTGAAGGATGACCTCTGTGATATACTCGCCAAGCCCGAACTTGTCCGTCAGCATCGTATCCGATTCTCTTGTCGGAATGAGCCGGATGCCGATGACCATCATATAGATTGTGCCTGCCGCAAAGAAGATCAACCCCAACGCCGAAAACTCGAACATCCCGAACGGCGCTTGATCGTACCGGACTGCAATAGAACTGATAAGAATGTTGGTAGAGGTTCCGATCAGTGTGCAAACTCCTCCGAACATGGACGCGAATGAGAGGGGCATCAACAGCTTCGAGGCAGGGGTTCCGATATCACGCGAAGCGCCCAACATGATTGGAAGAAAGATTGCGACGATCGGCGTGTTGTTGACAAATGCGGAAAGCCCGCCTACAACAACCATCGTGGCAAGGAGCGCAACCCACAAATTGAATTTGAACAACCGTACCACCAGCGCGCCGAGATAGTTGACGACTCCCGTGCGGAACAATCCCGCGCTGAGCACGAACATCGCTCCTACGGTCACTGTTGCGGTGTTGCTGAAACCGGCTATTCCTTCTTGCGGCGTGATAATTCCGCTGAGTAACAGAATAGCCATGATCGTCAGAGCTACTTGATCAACGGGGAAACGTTCAGTCGCAAAGAGAACAACTGCGAGCAGAACAACAGCAAGGACGACAATCATCTCGACTGTCATGAGACGGGTCCGGCTGCAGTGGGTACGATAGTTCGGGGATTGTCAAACATCCGGCTAAATAATGTCGGGTTTTTTCTTGCTGAGAATCATGCCGGCGACAATGCCCACAGCCGCTCCAATCAACGCCGAGATGAAGATCAAAAGAGCCCGGGGCATACTGATGGTGACAAAAAGAATGCGAGTATCAACATCCTCGGTGTTCTGCAGAATGACGATGATGAGAAGAACCACTCCGATGAGTGCGCCAACAAGCCTCAGCTTTTCCATGGCAAGTATCCTTCAGTGGTTGTGTGAATGGAACAGGCGCTCGAGGAATCGTCAAGCAGCGGCGGCTTCCGGCAGCGGATAATCCTCAAGAATGTCGTACAGTGTGTTTCGTTGCGCCGCCGCAAACCCGGCCCCGTGAATCAGTTCAATACACTCTTCCGTATTTGACTTATTCACAAAATTCGCCGCAGCGTGAACGTTCTCTTCGAGGATTGTTCCGCCGAAATCATCAGCGCCGAAGTGCAAGGCAATTTGTCCGGCTTTCTTCCCTTCCGAAAACCATGACGCTTGAATGTGGTCGAAGTTGTCAAGATAGATGCGCGAGAGGGCGATGATTTGATAGTAGCGGTTCGCCGTTGCGTAATGCGGAATAATCTTCTCTAACGGCGTGTTGCCCGGTTTGAAACTCCACGGAATGAACGCCGTGAAGCCGTGATACTCATCCTGCAGTTGCCGGATCACTTCAAGGTGCTCAATGATATCTTCATCTTTTTCTAAGTGGCCGTACATCATCGTGGCCGTTGTCTTGTAGCCGATTTTATGCGCCTCGCGCATCACGTTCAGCCAATCGGCGCTTGTTCCTTTTTTGCTGCTGATTTTCTTCTTCACCCGATCGGAAAGAATCTCCGCACCGCCGCCGGGAATCGAGCGCTGTCCCGCATCCCAAAGTCGCTGCAACACTTGAGGAACAGTCTGACCTGAAATCTCCGCCATGCCGATAATTTCAGAAGTCGAGTAGAAGTGGGGAGTAACGCCGGGGATTTCTTTCACGGTTCGTTCGACCATCTCAACATAATAGTCAAAAGGAACCGCCGGGTTCACGCCACCCTGCAGAAGGATGGTCGTGACGCCCTTCGCCGCCGACTCCTTGAAACTCCTGATCATGTGGTCAACGGAGTACGTGTACTCACCTTCTTTGCCCGCATGCCGGTAAAATGCGCAGAAGATACAGTCAATGTTGCAGATGTTCGTGTAGTTCGGGTTGGTATCGACAACGAAGGTCACCCGCGATTCGGGGTTCTTCGTGAACCGGATTTCGTTCGCGAGTGCGCCGAGGTCGAGGAGGTTCGTATTGCGGAGTAGGAAGAGGGCGTCGCCTGGGGTGATTCGGTGACCTGCCCGGACACTGGAATGGATTTCTGACAAATGCATATAGGCTCTTCGGTTTGTCGGCTTAAGGTTTTCTGTACACCTCTCTGCGATGGCCAACGCGGATGACGGTGATCATCAGAAGATCTTTCTCAACTGTGTAGATGACGCGGTAGTCACTGACTCGAATGCGATATGCGTTAGACGATCCTGTAATCTTCTCCGACCGATGAGGGAATGGGTCATTAGCCAAGGCTTCGATCGCTTTCGTGATTCTTGGGGTGACCGATCTCGACAGCTTTCTCAACTCCCTTTCTGCTGACGGCTTGAACGCAATTCTATAAGAGACCATCACGTCTGAGCCGTCTTTTCACCTGCTCCCACGGAACCGTCTTTTCGTCTCTTCTGGACGCTATGGCAGCAAGATCCGCCACGTCCTCCATGAGTCGTTCGTACTCCCTCACGCCGATAATCACGGCTGTCTTTTTCCCATTTCGATCAACCACGTACGTGGCGTCAGGCTCCTTCACCTTGCCCATACTTTCTCCTTAATTGTCATCTCAACAAAAGCATTTTGCGTGTGAATGTAAACTGCCCGGGGGTTACACGGTAAAGCGCGCAAAGCAGGCGGGCACTGTTTGTTCTTGATCAACATGACCTCAGGATCGGGAATCCTTGGCGATCACCCGATTTCCTTCTTCAGCCGCCTCCACCAACTCTGCAAACCTCACCATCGCCTCCCGTTCTCTCTCACCCAACCGGTAATTGAACCCGGCCAAATACTCCTGCGTTTCAGTCGGCGTAAGTCCGATAGAGATTCCATGCTGCGCTCCAGCGGCGGAGGGTTCTTCTTCAGTCTTCGAAAGTGACGAGCCAATCATCTCCTTCAACTCTGCTTTGCGCTCTTCAGGCAAAGATTTCTTCATCGCCCACACGGCAAAGACAAACGGCAGCTTCTGCCAATCGTACCATTCTCGTGCGAGATCGAACACCAACTCAAAACCTTCGAGGCCCGTTTTGTTGGCTCGTAATGCCTCATCGCCAATAAGCAACACGGCATCGTATTTCGAGTAGTCGTTTACGCCGGAATGCAGTCGCTCGAACTTCGCCGACACTCCGTATTTCTTCTCCAGCAGTACTTTCAGCAGCTTCACAGATGTTGCGGTATCATCAGTAATCCCGATCGTCTTGCCGTTCAAATCCAACCATCCTTCGTTCGAGAAGAGCATCACGCTTTTTACCTGATCTCGCGTAGCAATACACCAGCCCATCAACTCCAACTTCTCTTGTTGACCGAAATAGTCCATCAGAGAGAAAAGTCCGGCATCAATCTGATTCTGCTCGCTGAGAATTCCCATGCGTCGAGGCGCAACGGGCAGAATGCGATACTGTCCCTTCTCGAAGTTTGCGTAGAACGGCACCGAGTTGAGATACGGTATCTTGCCGATGACATTATCGGTGTACAGCTTCAGCGGATTGTAGTACACATCCCGCTCGACCGGAATCTTCCCCGCATCTTTGATAATGCGGATGATCTGGTCCTTCGCAAGTTTCATCGGACTGGTGGCTCCGGCGTCGTGGGCGATTTTCTCTCCGCCGACTGTGCCGTCCATATCGTCTGCGCCGAAGTTCAACGCCATCGCCGCAACTTCCTCCGTCAGCATCACCCAGTAGGCTTTGATGTGCGGGAAGTTGTCCAACATGAGCCGAGAGATGGCAATCGTCTTGAGATCGTCGATGGCGGAGGTGAACTGGTTCTTCGGCTTGATGCCGGTGTCACCGGGCTGAAATGCAAGAGGAATGAACGTCAGGAAACCGCCTGTCTCATCCTGCGCCTCGCGCAGTTTCATCATGTGGGTGAGTCGTTCTTCAAGCGTCTCGATGTGTCCGTACAGAAGTGTCGAGTTTGTCGGAATGCCCAACTTGTGTGCCGCCTTGTGTACTTGGAACCATCCCTTCGCGCCGATCTTCTGCGGGAAGAGAAGCTTCCGGACCCGCTCGGAAAACACTTCCGCTCCGCCACCGGGCATCGTCCGCAGTCCGGCATCATACAATTGACGCAACACCTCTTCAATCGGCATTCTGAATTTCTTGTGGAAGAAGTCTATCTCAACCGCCGTGAACGCTTTGACATCCGTGTTCGGAAATTTCTCGTGAATCGTCCGGACGATATCGAGGTACCGCTCCCACGGCCAGTCCGCCGGCATGCCGCCGGTAATGTGGACTTCGTGAATATCCGGCGTGAGTTTGGAGAGGATTTCCTCCGTTGTCATTTCGTAGGCGTCGGGACGCCCTTTCTTCGTGGCGAAGTCGCAGAACTTGCAGGAGAGGACACAGATGTTCGTGTGCTCGATCTTCTGGTTGAGCACAAAGTACACCGCGTCGCCGCTCTTCTCCTGCTGGACGTAGTGCGCCATCTTGCCAAGCGAAAGAAGGTCGGGCGTTTTGTAGAGCGTCAGGCCATCTTCCAACGTGAGGCGTTCACCACGCTGCACTTTGGACCAGATGGGAGTGAGGTTGTTGTCTCGGAAATGGATGTTCATGGATGAAAAATCAGACTATGCGAGAGTCAATATAAGGTTTTGGGGAGGAGGAAGAAAGGAGGGAGTTTATTGTAGAGAAGGGTGTCCTGTGCGAGTGTTGGCGAAACTCTTTAGACAAATGCTGAACTTAGAAACAAAAATAGTATATTCATAAGCACATCATGAGAGACCTGACAATCGAGAAGCAGATCCATAAGGAAACTCAATCCCGCTCCGGCTCAGACGGGTTCCTCGTAAAGGATTATACCGCCCAGTACAAACCACTCATTCATTTCAATAAAAACAAATCTGCTCTTGTCCATCAGTGGTATCCCTTCCTAGAGGGATACTCGAGCGAGTTCATACAAGGAATCAGGAATGAACTCAGCTATGATCCTCAATGCGCCCTTGACCCTTTTGTTGGAAGTGGAACTACGGCGCTGGAGTTGCAGCGATTAGGCGTCAAGTGTGTGTCATTTGAAGTGAATCCATTCTTGCACACACTTGCTGTTGTGAAGATGAGGACGGACTACTCACAGAGCTCATTGGTCAGAAGTATCGAAAACGTTAAAAAGTGCGTAGCTAAGAAGAGAACAAATATAAGACTGGTGCAGCCACCACCACTCGCAAAGACAATGTACAGGCGAAACGGGAATGACAAGTGGCTTTTCAACGACGCGGCATTGGATGGTATACTTGATCTAAAGTACGCCATCTCACAATTACCTGATTTGAGAGATCGCGAGTTGCTCAAGATAACGCTTGCCTCTATCCTGCTTGATGTAAGCAACGTATTCCGAAATGGCAAAGCACTTTCGTATCGAGAACGGAGAGGTACAGAAAGAAGGATTAGACGAGCAGAAGTTCACCGCCAGTTCTTTGATAGACTTGAATCAGTATTTCTTCCTGATGTAAGAGAGATAGAAGCAAAGAGCGGAGGAATGAGTAATGCCGAGTTTTGTCACCTTTGCGATGTCAGGAAGGGCATAGGGGAAATTCCCGATAGATCAATCGATTTGGTCATCACTTCTCCGCCTTACTTGAACTCCCGCGACTACACCGACAGTTACATTGTAGAGCTATGGCTGTTGGACTTTGTTAAGAACTATGAAGAACTCCGGCAGTTGCGAACTCGTACCCTTCACTCTCATGTCCAAGTGAAAATTGGAGAAAAACATTATCCAAGACTCAAGAAGCTCGAAGAAATAATAGCGTCGATGGAAAGCATCTCAGAGCAATTCTGGAACACGCAGCTTCTCAATATGGTCAAAGGTTACTTTGCAGATATGGATTTGTTGATGGCACAGCTGGCATTGAAGATGAAGGAGAAGAGTAGGCTTTATTGCAACGTTGCCAACTCAGCATATTATGGGATTGAGATACCGGTTGATGAGTTGATTGGCGAGATTGCGGAATCGAAGGGTTTTAGGGTGGTTGAGATTAGAGAAGCAAGACGGATAAGACCCAGTAGTCAACAAAACGCCATAATTGGTTCGCTTCGCGAGAGCGTTGTCGTAATCGAAAGCTGTGGGAACTAATTTGGAATAATGTTATCCACCTCCAAGTCTGGAATCTTCCGAAATAGGTGGACGTAGGGATGAAGATCTTTCTGAACATAGGTTAGATCAATGACGTCAAGGCTGTCTCCGTCTCTGTTGACCCTAGCGTCAAAGACAACGAGGTACCCTGACCTTACCCCGAACTTTAGGTCCCTTGCCTCCTTGATGTATCCAAGAACTTGGGGAAC
This sequence is a window from Bacteroidota bacterium. Protein-coding genes within it:
- a CDS encoding metallophosphoesterase, which gives rise to MASTSFTSDMMPTMSSTPLYFVHISDTHIGPSRSFQLYGCNSYSNAKRVVETINTLPTRPDFVIHTGDVVAHPDEAAYRLAESVFSALRVPIYYAAGNHDSSKDIHTFLTIGEKKDYCIDTDVLSYSFERKGIRFIVLDARGPDEIDPHGVLADHQFDFLDKEMSKDDAPTVLFVHFPTLPLDSRWLDEDMLLLNGVRFHQSLLPFRERVQGVFGGHVHRGIQVMKDGILYSSVASTGRQFYSWPDDKKMQPDIHHPPCFNFVTLVDGKTIIKEHVLASETDV
- a CDS encoding Na/Pi cotransporter family protein — translated: MIATVLGGIGLFLLGMILMTEALRSLAGDALRRILSRFTGGTFRAITSGAVVAAVVQSSSATTVMTIGFVSAGLLTFKQALGVILGSNIGTTSTGWLVSLLGLKFSLGTAALPLVGIGALMKLLGKERAAASGLALAGFGLVFIGIATLQTGMKDLALQIDLSGISGDAFWGRLMLVVTGIVMTVVMQSSSAAVATTLTALYSGVIVIEQAALLVVGQNVGTTVKAALVCIGASVPARRAAVGHILFNVITAAVALYFLRQFTTAAFRFADFVGDPSPAIQIAAFHTLFNLLGVVLFLPFLGLFAKLITRLVPQKGSRLTVHLDPSVAVVPSVAVEAAQRAIREVLVEVIRVAVEGIRNEKADGEHASIMNEAATAADEIRSFLGMFRSSPESAGEHDRHLSAWHALDHLDRLIAAVKKDKSTAFRQSGQLDPAALLVCEKLERLEKLLPERRALEDAEELSRATAEHRRKHRHVTLEQTAEGKLTPFQSGQLLEAMRWLDRLTYHVWRIVVHLQEKGEPQAMVESASDTEA
- a CDS encoding mechanosensitive ion channel family protein, coding for MDRIFQFFTSVRHALDIPIFRLGDFEVSLWTVVYMTVSIVLLVYLSGKLKNWLTNTVLRRSTLEVSVRQSVGTIIRYIVVVIGFLIIVQTAGIDLTTLNVLAGAIGIGVGFGLQNIASNFISGLIILFERPIKTGDRIEVGEVEGDVVAINARSTTVVTNDNIAIIVPNSKFVSENVINWGYVDRKIRFRIPVGVAYGSEPRHVEQLLLDVAKENPDVLDDPPPAVRFLSFGDSSLDFELRAWTSSLLHRKGKLVSDLNFSIHNKLQSAGVLIPFPQRDVHIRSVPPELTGKGKKRGAGRDGNK
- a CDS encoding SLC13 family permease, whose amino-acid sequence is MTVEMIVVLAVVLLAVVLFATERFPVDQVALTIMAILLLSGIITPQEGIAGFSNTATVTVGAMFVLSAGLFRTGVVNYLGALVVRLFKFNLWVALLATMVVVGGLSAFVNNTPIVAIFLPIMLGASRDIGTPASKLLMPLSFASMFGGVCTLIGTSTNILISSIAVRYDQAPFGMFEFSALGLIFFAAGTIYMMVIGIRLIPTRESDTMLTDKFGLGEYITEVILQPEAKSVGTQLNNCPLVEELGVQVLDVFRDGKRLHVSPASTTLAAGDLLRVVGDVKKIKALQERVGITIKPSMKFTDADLESEDMLLVEAIVAPISNLAGKSLKQSQFRSRFNATVLAIRHRGTLMRENLGDTRLRSGDSLLLEIAKDQIDAFRASNEFVFVSEVGLPKFRRRKVIPALLIVAGVVSGAALGLVDIVAAAIAGSVLLVLFRCITMEEAYRAIDWKVIFLLAGTLSLGLALEKTGAAALLSTQLIALVGDLGPVALVAVFYLLTSLLTETMSNNATAVLLAPIAIGSAQAMGVDARPLLMAVAFAASASFMTPVGYQTNTMIYGVGRYRFADFLKVGAPLNLIFWILATLLIPVFWPF
- a CDS encoding LapA family protein, with product MEKLRLVGALIGVVLLIIVILQNTEDVDTRILFVTISMPRALLIFISALIGAAVGIVAGMILSKKKPDII
- the mqnC gene encoding dehypoxanthine futalosine cyclase, which produces MHLSEIHSSVRAGHRITPGDALFLLRNTNLLDLGALANEIRFTKNPESRVTFVVDTNPNYTNICNIDCIFCAFYRHAGKEGEYTYSVDHMIRSFKESAAKGVTTILLQGGVNPAVPFDYYVEMVERTVKEIPGVTPHFYSTSEIIGMAEISGQTVPQVLQRLWDAGQRSIPGGGAEILSDRVKKKISSKKGTSADWLNVMREAHKIGYKTTATMMYGHLEKDEDIIEHLEVIRQLQDEYHGFTAFIPWSFKPGNTPLEKIIPHYATANRYYQIIALSRIYLDNFDHIQASWFSEGKKAGQIALHFGADDFGGTILEENVHAAANFVNKSNTEECIELIHGAGFAAAQRNTLYDILEDYPLPEAAAA
- a CDS encoding type II toxin-antitoxin system RelE/ParE family toxin translates to MVSYRIAFKPSAERELRKLSRSVTPRITKAIEALANDPFPHRSEKITGSSNAYRIRVSDYRVIYTVEKDLLMITVIRVGHRREVYRKP
- a CDS encoding type II toxin-antitoxin system prevent-host-death family antitoxin, with the translated sequence MGKVKEPDATYVVDRNGKKTAVIIGVREYERLMEDVADLAAIASRRDEKTVPWEQVKRRLRRDGLL
- the mqnE gene encoding aminofutalosine synthase MqnE, which produces MNIHFRDNNLTPIWSKVQRGERLTLEDGLTLYKTPDLLSLGKMAHYVQQEKSGDAVYFVLNQKIEHTNICVLSCKFCDFATKKGRPDAYEMTTEEILSKLTPDIHEVHITGGMPADWPWERYLDIVRTIHEKFPNTDVKAFTAVEIDFFHKKFRMPIEEVLRQLYDAGLRTMPGGGAEVFSERVRKLLFPQKIGAKGWFQVHKAAHKLGIPTNSTLLYGHIETLEERLTHMMKLREAQDETGGFLTFIPLAFQPGDTGIKPKNQFTSAIDDLKTIAISRLMLDNFPHIKAYWVMLTEEVAAMALNFGADDMDGTVGGEKIAHDAGATSPMKLAKDQIIRIIKDAGKIPVERDVYYNPLKLYTDNVIGKIPYLNSVPFYANFEKGQYRILPVAPRRMGILSEQNQIDAGLFSLMDYFGQQEKLELMGWCIATRDQVKSVMLFSNEGWLDLNGKTIGITDDTATSVKLLKVLLEKKYGVSAKFERLHSGVNDYSKYDAVLLIGDEALRANKTGLEGFELVFDLAREWYDWQKLPFVFAVWAMKKSLPEERKAELKEMIGSSLSKTEEEPSAAGAQHGISIGLTPTETQEYLAGFNYRLGEREREAMVRFAELVEAAEEGNRVIAKDSRS